A section of the Harmonia axyridis chromosome 2, icHarAxyr1.1, whole genome shotgun sequence genome encodes:
- the LOC123673069 gene encoding probable serine/threonine-protein kinase DDB_G0283337 isoform X3, translating to MEENHSFTSCMKIRGVSLLPPLITPKRREELLQYKNEAILLEQSYQKKRTYRTLLEQKHTTNYDTSENQSVCSENNLKEVNMKYVPYANSQETTSLYKKNNTDVCECKLSEELNDYLSIVDERDLNYNESKKESQIGADKGNESGNYHQSVNTEKHRLIRSNSYTLDNPSSILLDHLKRSSLSSCDQNITSRNDIEIFESIEGKTNETKVISSDDENLIDLTSNISKTEEKYNNYEIIACHQPSLEVITTDITVQQINFSTSDEKRENTTKSITFCGKTDTKSLGDQDDASSIESIDPEVELQMILQQIPENYAKKIVELIKTQKQEQQRGAKHFEKLKRGMVHTEDFDNDSLVEVSSPKRAISKKDEVTENNDDSKHKELQALTEEKAASIINAYAKGYLVRRLMNTTKVKRIIQTIQDALVCALELQSSEAIEEADVELHRNLIKLVSSACYEFHDIFFALKIPEQMDIIAIDRERLRNTLSVRSTSSSTDLRHKGQISPNIRSSMSLTKI from the exons ATGGAAGAGAACCATTCTTTTACATCTTGTATGAAGATAAGGGGAGTGTCTCTTCTGCCTCCTTTG atCACCCCTAAACGAAGAGAAGAATTGCTGCAGTACAAAAATGAAGCTATATTATTAGAACAATCATATCAAAAGAAAAGAACATATCGtactcttttagaacaaaaACATACTACAAATTATGATACCTCAGAAAATCAATCTGTATGTTCAGAGAATAATTTGAAAGAAGTGAATATGAAATATGTGCCTTATGCAAATTCACAGGAGACAACtagtttatataaaaaaaataacacagATGTATGTGAATGTAAATTGTCAGAGGAATTAAATGACTATCTATCAATTGTTGATGAGAGGGATCTAAATTACAATGAAAGTAAAAAGGAATCTCAAATCGGCGCAGATAAAGGAAATGAAAGTGGAAATTATCATCAATCTGTGAATACTGAGAAGCATCGCTTGATAAGAAGTAATTCCTACACTTTGGATAATCCCAGTTCAATACTTTTAGATCATTTGAAGAGGTCTTCATTAAGTTCATGTGATCAAAACATTACTTCTAGAaatgatattgaaatatttgagag tattGAAGGGAAAACTAATGAAACGAAAGTTATTTCTTCTGATGATGAGAATCTCATAGATCTTACCTCTAATATATCGAAaactgaagaaaaatataataattatgaaatcattgCTTGTCATCAACCGTCTCTTGAAGTTATAACTACAGACATCACCgttcaacaaataaattttaGTACTTCTGATGAGAAAAGGGAAAATACAACTAAAAGTATAACTTTTTGTGGGAAAACAGATACAAAATCTCTGGGTGATCAGGATGATGCATCATCCATTGAGAGTATTGATCCAGAAGTTGAATTGCAAATGATTTTACAACAGATTCCTGAGAATTATGctaaaaaaattgtagagttAATCAAGACACAAAAGCAGGAACAACAACGGGGAGCAAAACATTTCGAAAAGTTAAAGAGAGGAATGGTACACACTGAGGATTTCGATAACGATTCTTTAGTTGAAGTTTCATCCCCAAAAAGG GCAATTTCAAAAAAGGATGAAGTAACAGAAAATAATGATGATTCGAAACATAAAGAGCTTCAAGCATTGACAGAG GAAAAAGCAGCAAGTATTATTAATGCTTATGCTAAGGGCTACTTGGTGAGGAGATTGATGAATACTACAAAGGtgaaaagaattattcaaaCTATTCAAGATGCTCTTGTTTGTGCTTTGGAACTGCAAAGTTCTGAGGCAATAGAAGAAGCTGATGTGGAGTTACATCGAAATCTAATAAAGCtg GTTTCATCTGCCTGTTATGAATTTCATGACattttttttgcattaaaaattcCTGAACAGATGGATATAATTGCAATTGATAGGGAAAGATTGAGGAATACTTTGTCAGTTAGAAGCACCAGTTCTAGTACAGATCTTCGCCATAAGGGACAAATTTCACCGAATATCAGATCTTCAATGAGCCTGACCAAAATATGA
- the LOC123673069 gene encoding probable serine/threonine-protein kinase DDB_G0283337 isoform X1 encodes MEENHSFTSCMKIRGVSLLPPLITPKRREELLQYKNEAILLEQSYQKKRTYRTLLEQKHTTNYDTSENQSVCSENNLKEVNMKYVPYANSQETTSLYKKNNTDVCECKLSEELNDYLSIVDERDLNYNESKKESQIGADKGNESGNYHQSVNTEKHRLIRSNSYTLDNPSSILLDHLKRSSLSSCDQNITSRNDIEIFESIEGKTNETKVISSDDENLIDLTSNISKTEEKYNNYEIIACHQPSLEVITTDITVQQINFSTSDEKRENTTKSITFCGKTDTKSLGDQDDASSIESIDPEVELQMILQQIPENYAKKIVELIKTQKQEQQRGAKHFEKLKRGMVHTEDFDNDSLVEVSSPKRVIITSTSTTQPNLPTSDVMNTESRSGSIVSHCSTFGKSIASSLEESQTLPFDISPSSSKSLNDFSLSTIRILDLQSKNNDNFPNQLNHFGPQAISKKDEVTENNDDSKHKELQALTEEKAASIINAYAKGYLVRRLMNTTKVKRIIQTIQDALVCALELQSSEAIEEADVELHRNLIKLVSSACYEFHDIFFALKIPEQMDIIAIDRERLRNTLSVRSTSSSTDLRHKGQISPNIRSSMSLTKI; translated from the exons ATGGAAGAGAACCATTCTTTTACATCTTGTATGAAGATAAGGGGAGTGTCTCTTCTGCCTCCTTTG atCACCCCTAAACGAAGAGAAGAATTGCTGCAGTACAAAAATGAAGCTATATTATTAGAACAATCATATCAAAAGAAAAGAACATATCGtactcttttagaacaaaaACATACTACAAATTATGATACCTCAGAAAATCAATCTGTATGTTCAGAGAATAATTTGAAAGAAGTGAATATGAAATATGTGCCTTATGCAAATTCACAGGAGACAACtagtttatataaaaaaaataacacagATGTATGTGAATGTAAATTGTCAGAGGAATTAAATGACTATCTATCAATTGTTGATGAGAGGGATCTAAATTACAATGAAAGTAAAAAGGAATCTCAAATCGGCGCAGATAAAGGAAATGAAAGTGGAAATTATCATCAATCTGTGAATACTGAGAAGCATCGCTTGATAAGAAGTAATTCCTACACTTTGGATAATCCCAGTTCAATACTTTTAGATCATTTGAAGAGGTCTTCATTAAGTTCATGTGATCAAAACATTACTTCTAGAaatgatattgaaatatttgagag tattGAAGGGAAAACTAATGAAACGAAAGTTATTTCTTCTGATGATGAGAATCTCATAGATCTTACCTCTAATATATCGAAaactgaagaaaaatataataattatgaaatcattgCTTGTCATCAACCGTCTCTTGAAGTTATAACTACAGACATCACCgttcaacaaataaattttaGTACTTCTGATGAGAAAAGGGAAAATACAACTAAAAGTATAACTTTTTGTGGGAAAACAGATACAAAATCTCTGGGTGATCAGGATGATGCATCATCCATTGAGAGTATTGATCCAGAAGTTGAATTGCAAATGATTTTACAACAGATTCCTGAGAATTATGctaaaaaaattgtagagttAATCAAGACACAAAAGCAGGAACAACAACGGGGAGCAAAACATTTCGAAAAGTTAAAGAGAGGAATGGTACACACTGAGGATTTCGATAACGATTCTTTAGTTGAAGTTTCATCCCCAAAAAGGGTAATTATTACTAGTACTTCAACTACACAACCAAACTTGCCTACAAGTGATGTAATGAATACTGAAAGTAGATCAGGCAGTATAGTTTCACATTGCAGTACTTTTGGAAAATCTATAGCTTCCTCATTAGAAGAGAGTCAAACTTTACCATTCGATATATCGCCTTCCAGTTCAAAGTCCTTGAATGATTTCAGTTTGAGTACTATCAGAATTCTGGATCTTCAGagcaaaaataatgataatttccCCAATCAATTGAATCATTTTGGTCCACAGGCAATTTCAAAAAAGGATGAAGTAACAGAAAATAATGATGATTCGAAACATAAAGAGCTTCAAGCATTGACAGAG GAAAAAGCAGCAAGTATTATTAATGCTTATGCTAAGGGCTACTTGGTGAGGAGATTGATGAATACTACAAAGGtgaaaagaattattcaaaCTATTCAAGATGCTCTTGTTTGTGCTTTGGAACTGCAAAGTTCTGAGGCAATAGAAGAAGCTGATGTGGAGTTACATCGAAATCTAATAAAGCtg GTTTCATCTGCCTGTTATGAATTTCATGACattttttttgcattaaaaattcCTGAACAGATGGATATAATTGCAATTGATAGGGAAAGATTGAGGAATACTTTGTCAGTTAGAAGCACCAGTTCTAGTACAGATCTTCGCCATAAGGGACAAATTTCACCGAATATCAGATCTTCAATGAGCCTGACCAAAATATGA
- the LOC123673069 gene encoding probable serine/threonine-protein kinase DDB_G0283337 isoform X2, translating into MKYVPYANSQETTSLYKKNNTDVCECKLSEELNDYLSIVDERDLNYNESKKESQIGADKGNESGNYHQSVNTEKHRLIRSNSYTLDNPSSILLDHLKRSSLSSCDQNITSRNDIEIFESIEGKTNETKVISSDDENLIDLTSNISKTEEKYNNYEIIACHQPSLEVITTDITVQQINFSTSDEKRENTTKSITFCGKTDTKSLGDQDDASSIESIDPEVELQMILQQIPENYAKKIVELIKTQKQEQQRGAKHFEKLKRGMVHTEDFDNDSLVEVSSPKRVIITSTSTTQPNLPTSDVMNTESRSGSIVSHCSTFGKSIASSLEESQTLPFDISPSSSKSLNDFSLSTIRILDLQSKNNDNFPNQLNHFGPQAISKKDEVTENNDDSKHKELQALTEEKAASIINAYAKGYLVRRLMNTTKVKRIIQTIQDALVCALELQSSEAIEEADVELHRNLIKLVSSACYEFHDIFFALKIPEQMDIIAIDRERLRNTLSVRSTSSSTDLRHKGQISPNIRSSMSLTKI; encoded by the exons ATGAAATATGTGCCTTATGCAAATTCACAGGAGACAACtagtttatataaaaaaaataacacagATGTATGTGAATGTAAATTGTCAGAGGAATTAAATGACTATCTATCAATTGTTGATGAGAGGGATCTAAATTACAATGAAAGTAAAAAGGAATCTCAAATCGGCGCAGATAAAGGAAATGAAAGTGGAAATTATCATCAATCTGTGAATACTGAGAAGCATCGCTTGATAAGAAGTAATTCCTACACTTTGGATAATCCCAGTTCAATACTTTTAGATCATTTGAAGAGGTCTTCATTAAGTTCATGTGATCAAAACATTACTTCTAGAaatgatattgaaatatttgagag tattGAAGGGAAAACTAATGAAACGAAAGTTATTTCTTCTGATGATGAGAATCTCATAGATCTTACCTCTAATATATCGAAaactgaagaaaaatataataattatgaaatcattgCTTGTCATCAACCGTCTCTTGAAGTTATAACTACAGACATCACCgttcaacaaataaattttaGTACTTCTGATGAGAAAAGGGAAAATACAACTAAAAGTATAACTTTTTGTGGGAAAACAGATACAAAATCTCTGGGTGATCAGGATGATGCATCATCCATTGAGAGTATTGATCCAGAAGTTGAATTGCAAATGATTTTACAACAGATTCCTGAGAATTATGctaaaaaaattgtagagttAATCAAGACACAAAAGCAGGAACAACAACGGGGAGCAAAACATTTCGAAAAGTTAAAGAGAGGAATGGTACACACTGAGGATTTCGATAACGATTCTTTAGTTGAAGTTTCATCCCCAAAAAGGGTAATTATTACTAGTACTTCAACTACACAACCAAACTTGCCTACAAGTGATGTAATGAATACTGAAAGTAGATCAGGCAGTATAGTTTCACATTGCAGTACTTTTGGAAAATCTATAGCTTCCTCATTAGAAGAGAGTCAAACTTTACCATTCGATATATCGCCTTCCAGTTCAAAGTCCTTGAATGATTTCAGTTTGAGTACTATCAGAATTCTGGATCTTCAGagcaaaaataatgataatttccCCAATCAATTGAATCATTTTGGTCCACAGGCAATTTCAAAAAAGGATGAAGTAACAGAAAATAATGATGATTCGAAACATAAAGAGCTTCAAGCATTGACAGAG GAAAAAGCAGCAAGTATTATTAATGCTTATGCTAAGGGCTACTTGGTGAGGAGATTGATGAATACTACAAAGGtgaaaagaattattcaaaCTATTCAAGATGCTCTTGTTTGTGCTTTGGAACTGCAAAGTTCTGAGGCAATAGAAGAAGCTGATGTGGAGTTACATCGAAATCTAATAAAGCtg GTTTCATCTGCCTGTTATGAATTTCATGACattttttttgcattaaaaattcCTGAACAGATGGATATAATTGCAATTGATAGGGAAAGATTGAGGAATACTTTGTCAGTTAGAAGCACCAGTTCTAGTACAGATCTTCGCCATAAGGGACAAATTTCACCGAATATCAGATCTTCAATGAGCCTGACCAAAATATGA
- the LOC123672190 gene encoding luciferin 4-monooxygenase-like codes for MRKCCRCNDDSEKEREAALWQEMIDNLIHFTETSTSLMIGMQKKLGIPPDADPNVKMCDPCGLLEKLKDELGGMELEENPSPVCTCTSPSQTLDDDDTNPDITAGIECYKPPRVIRKKKFKYSSEIESQLLAKKKRNPPCTCNKDSCKLPVDACLCKKLPEEIQLRDTCDDIFCPITLCSDLTQEEIVNIYCEGEIPEKPDSNIDQDPLAWIRKPGSFDPDKLPQDDEHPYVIKTEDNFRMRNNSLGYELFNAMMRYSNNIAQIDYASKEMETYSDYARRCILVAKKLKRETSKEDLIGLCTSNHKNTYIPYLAGLFNGNRVVAFDRSSDRKEMQNCLVNVTPKIMFVGEDSLTFLQECMQSAKVDFKIVVFGGENDAGFACFESYLHDDGSSLDDFQPDNIEDLDTTCLICFTGGIPEAKTVCLSHYGLLRQSFRMITTEHAQPVILSFLENYQISSLLVLFSSILTGVTRIIVEEFEEENTWKLVEKYEINALHLYPHHCVKLSTLPEPEEDTSSLFYIFLTGGNVSSGPLNELKRYLMKTLICHSYEHTEMSGIIALFDFSKPEDNFFNYFINQSVGRPINGIWYKVIDLKTGRMVHQYETGELFVKSRQIRNGYFVKNQEQPQNKEGWISTGDLVFFDTYKCFHYVDKIRDLIKYKDIQIVPSKIENVLLSHPMVTGAVVIPVSNEVDGQHIAAVVTVKENEDIYAKDLEDWIKTRVPEEEQLRGGVRIVGSLPSKSNGRINRKVVRMMET; via the exons ATGAGGAAATGTTGCAGATGTAACGATGACAGTGAAAAAGAGAGGGAAGCCGCGTTGTGGCAAGAAATGATTGATAATTTGATACACTTCACAGAAACCTCAACATCATTGATGATAGGGATGCAAAAAAAGCTGGGAATACCACCTGATGCAGACCCAAATGTAAAAATGTGCGACCCATGCGGTCTTCTGGAAAAGTTGAAAGACGAATTAGGAGGGATGGAACTGGAGGAAAATCCCTCGCCAGTTTGTACATGCACATCGCCGTCTCAGACATTAGATGATGATGACACAAACCCTGACATAACAGCAGGAATAGAGTGCTACAAACCACCAAGAGTTATAAGAAagaaaaagttcaaatattcCAGCGAAATAGAATCGCAATTGTTggctaaaaaaaaacgaaatccACCTTGCACGTGTAACAAAGATAGCTGCAAGCTGCCGGTGGACGCCTGTCTCTGCAAAAAATTGCCGGAAGAAATACAACTTCGCGATACTTGTGATGACATTTTTTGTCCCATTACACTCTGTTCAGACTTgactcaagaagaaatagtgaATATTTATTGCGAAGGCGAGATACCTGAGAAGCCAGATTCAAATATAGACCAAGACCCTCTAGCATGGATACGCAAACCCGGTTCATTCGATCCAGATA AACTGCCTCAAGATGATGAACACCCCTACGTAATTAAAACTGAAGATAATTTTAGGATGAGGAATAATTCTCTGGGCTACGAATTATTCAATGCCATGATGAGATATTCGAACAATATTGCACAG ATCGACTATGCTTCGAAAGAAATGGAGACGTACTCAGACTATGCAAGAAGATGCATACTTGTAGCGAAAAAGCTCaaaagagaaacgtcaaaagaGGACTTGATTGGTTTATGCACCAGCAATCACAAAAACACCTATATACCCTATCTGGCCGGTCTCTTCAACGGAAACAGGGTGGTTGCATTCGACCGATCTTCCGACAGAAAGGAGATGCAGAACTGCCTGGTGAACGTGACACCCAAGATCATGTTCGTCGGCGAAGACTCTCTCACGTTCCTCCAAGAGTGCATGCAATCCGCGAAAGTCGATTTCAAAATTGTCGTTTTTGGCGGTGAGAACGACGCGGGCTTTGCCTGTTTCGAATCCTACCTTCATGATGACGGCAGTTCCTTGGATGACTTTCAGCCAGATAATATTGAAGATTTGGACACCACATGTCTGATCTGCTTCACTGGGGGAATACCGGAAGCTAAAACGGTGTGTCTGTCACATTATGGATTGCTGAGGCAAAGCTTTCGTATGAT TACAACTGAGCATGCTCAACCAGTCATTTTGAGTTTCTTGGAAAATTATCAGATCTCATCTTTGTTGGTTCTGTTTTCCTCTATTCTAACTGGAGTTACGAGAATCATTGTAGAAGAGTTTGAAGAGGAGAACACATGGAAACTGGTTGAAAAATATGAG ATCAACGCTCTCCACCTCTATCCCCATCATTGCGTGAAGTTATCGACACTGCCCGAACCCGAGGAAGACACGTCCTCCCTCTTTTACATATTCCTAACAGGAGGGAATGTCAGTTCAGGTCCACTGAACGAGCTGAAGAGATATCTGATGAAAACTCTCATATGTCATTCCTACGAACACACTGAAATGTCCGGTATAATAGCTCTTTTCGATTTTTCGAAGCCGgaagataattttttcaattatttcatcaatcAGAGCGTAGGAAGACCAATCAACGGAATTTGGTATAAG GTAATCGATTTGAAAACCGGTCGAATGGTACATCAGTATGAAACAGGAGAACTTTTTGTAAAGTCTAGGCAGATACGCAACGGATACTTCGTCAAAAACCAAGAACAACCCCAAAACAAAGAAGGCTGGATAAGCACCGGTGATTTAGTGTTTTTTGACACTTACAAATGTTTTCACTATGTTGACAAGATTCGCGATCTGATCAAGTATAAAGATATACAGATTGTACCATCTAAAATAGAGAATGTTCTCTTAAGCCATCCGATGGTCACAGGAGCTGTGGTAATTCCAGTTTCAAACGAAGTAGATGGACAACATATTGCCGCTGTAGTGACTGTCAAAGAAAACGAAGATATTTATGCTAAAGATTTGGAGGATTGGATAAAAACAAGAGTCCCTGAGGAGGAACAATTGAGAGGAGGTGTAAGAATTGTTGGATCCTTACCAAGTAAAAGTAATGGTAGAATTAACAGAAAAGTTGTTCGAATGATGGAGACTTAG